AGGACCCGAGCAGCGTCGGCATACCGATCAGGCCCGCCGCGGCGCCGGACAGCAGCATGGAGGTGACGATCATCCGCTTGACGCTGACGCCGCCCGCCTCGGCCGCGGACTCGGACTGGCCGACCGTGCGGAGGTCGAAGCCGAAGCGGGTGCGGTTGAGCACGAACCAGTACACGAAGCCGACGATCACGGCGATGACGAGGAAGCCGTCGAGGGGAGCGGGCTGGGTGGGGAGGGTGAAGAAGTGGCTGGAGGCCGGGAGGTTCGGCGTGTGGAAGAGGTTGCCGTCCTTGACCGCGAGCCGGCCGTCCTGGAGGAAGTAGCCGATGACCGCGGCCGCGATGGCGTTCAGCATGATCGTGGTGATCACCTCGCTGACGCCGCGGGTGGTCTTCAGCAGACCCGCGATGCCCGCCCAGACCGAGCCGACCAGCATCGCGACGATGATGATGATCGGGATCTGGAGGAAGCCGGGGAGCGTCAGCGCACCGCCGACCACCGCGGCGAAGAACGCCGCGATGCGGTACTGGCCGTCGACGCCGATGTTGAAGAGGTTCATCCGGAAGCCGATGGCGACGGCCAGCGCGGACAGGTAGTAGGGGACCGCCTTGTTGATGATCCAGACCTGGCTGTCGCTCTTGGAGCCGAAGTCGGCCATCACCAGGTAGGCGTGGATCGGGTCCTTGCCGGTGGCCAGGATGATCACCGAGGTGATGGCCAGCGCCGCGACGATCGCCAGGACGGGGGCGGCGATGCCCAGGATCAGCTTGTTCTTGTCGAGCTTCTTCACTCGGACTCCCCCTCCTGGGACGAGCGCGGCTCCTGCTCCGCGGCGGAGTCGTTGCCGGAATGCGTGAGATGGCCGCTGGCGGCGCCGGTCATGGCCGAGCCCAGCTCCTCGGGGGTGATGGTGGCGGGGTCCGCGTCCGCGACGAGCCGGCCGCGGTACATCACCCGCAGGCAGTCGGACAGGCCGATCAGCTCGTCCAGGTCGGCGGAGATCAGCAGTACGGCGAGACCTTCGTGGCGGGCGGCACGGATCTGGTCCCAGATCTGTGCCTGGGCGCCGACGTCCACGCCCCGGGTGGGGTGCGCGGCGATCAGCAGCTTGGGGTGGTGGCTCATCTCGCGGCCGAAGATCAGCTTCTGCTGGTTGCCGCCGGAGAGCGAGGCCGCGGTGACCTCGATGCCGGGGGTGCGGACGTCGTACTCGGCGACGATCCGCTCGGTGTCCGCGCGGGCGGCCTTCAGGTCGAGCAGCCGGCCCTTGGCGTTGGGCTTCTGGGTGACGTGGCCCAGGATGCGGTTCTCCCACAGGGGGGCCTCCAGCAGCAGGCCGTGCCGGTGGCGGTCCTCGGGGATGTAGCCGATGCCGTCCTCGCGCCGGGCGCGGGTGGGCAGGTGGCTGATGTCGGTGCCGTCCAGCGTGACGGTGCCGCCGTCGGGGGCGCGCATCCCCATGATCGCCTCGACCAGTTCGGCCTGGCCGTTGCCCTCCACCCCCGCGATGCCCAGGACCTCGCCCTTGTGGATGGTCAGCGACACGTCCTCCAGGACGGCACGCTCCACCCCCTCCGCGTCGGCGGTGGTCAGCCGCAGCCCTTCGACCTTCAGCATCTCCACGTCCGTGACGGTGGACTCGCGGGTCTGCGGCGAGGGCAGTTCGCTGCCGACCATCAGCTCGGCGAGCTGCTTGGGCGTGGTCTCGCCGGGCGCGACGGAGGCCACGGTGGTGCCGCGCCGGATGACGGTGATGTCGTCGGCGACCGAGAGCACCTCGCCCAGCTTGTGGGAGATGAAGATGACGGTCAGGCCCTCGGCCTTGAGTTCGCGCAGGTTGTCGAAGAGCGCGTCGACCTCCTGCGGGACCAGGACCGCGGTCGGCTCGTCGAGGATGAGCGTGCGGGCGCCGCGGTAGAGGACCTTGAGGATCTCCACGCGCTGGCGGTCGGCGACGCCGAGGTCCTCGACGAGGAGGTCGGGGCGGACGCCGAGGCCGTAGCGGTCGGAGATCTTGAGGATCTCGGCGCGGGCCTTGGCGCCGATGCCGTGCAGCTTCTCGCCGCCGAGAACGACGTTCTCCAGGACGGTGAGGTTGTCGGCGAGCATGAAGTGCTGGTGCACCATGCCGATGCCGCGGGCGATGGCGTCGGCCGGGCTGTGGAAGCTGACCTGGTCGCCGTCGATGCTGATGGTGCCCTCGTCCGGCTTCTGCATGCCGTAGAGGATCTTCATCAGCGTGGACTTGCCCGCGCCGTTCTCGCCGACCAGCGCGTGCACGGTGCCGCGGCGGATGGTGATGTCGATGTCGTGGTTGGCGACGACTCCCGGGAACCGCTTGGTGATCCCGCGGAGTTCCACCGCCGGTGCTGCGGCGGGGGCGCTGTCTGCCTGGGGGCTGCTGGACGCTTTGATGGCGCACTCTCCTCGGGGGACAGGGAGTGGTACGAAGGAGCGAAGAGGTGAAGATATCGCGCCAACTCCGCGCTACGCGCGTAGTGTTGACGCCGAAAAAAGCCGAAAACCTGCCGGGTCTCTCCGGCGGACGGACCCGGCGCGGCGGCTTGGTCGCCGCCGCGCCGGACCGAGGAGGACCTGCTACTTGGCGGGGGTGTCGCTGACCTTCACCTGGCCCGACGCGATCTTCTTCTTGGCCGCGTCGATCTTGGCCTGGATGTCCTTGATGAAGCCGCCCGACGTGGACAGCCGCACGCCGTCGTCCTTGAGCGTGTAGCTCTTGTTGCCGGTCAGCGGCTTCTTGTCGTGCACGCTCTTGACCAGGTCGTACACCGCCACGTCGACGTTCTTCATGACCGACGTGAGGATCGAGTTCTTGTACTGCGCCAGGCCCGGCTGGAGGTACTGGTCGGAGTCGACGCCGATCGCCCAGGTGCCCTTCTTGCCGGC
The sequence above is a segment of the Streptomyces lydicus genome. Coding sequences within it:
- a CDS encoding ABC transporter ATP-binding protein gives rise to the protein MKASSSPQADSAPAAAPAVELRGITKRFPGVVANHDIDITIRRGTVHALVGENGAGKSTLMKILYGMQKPDEGTISIDGDQVSFHSPADAIARGIGMVHQHFMLADNLTVLENVVLGGEKLHGIGAKARAEILKISDRYGLGVRPDLLVEDLGVADRQRVEILKVLYRGARTLILDEPTAVLVPQEVDALFDNLRELKAEGLTVIFISHKLGEVLSVADDITVIRRGTTVASVAPGETTPKQLAELMVGSELPSPQTRESTVTDVEMLKVEGLRLTTADAEGVERAVLEDVSLTIHKGEVLGIAGVEGNGQAELVEAIMGMRAPDGGTVTLDGTDISHLPTRARREDGIGYIPEDRHRHGLLLEAPLWENRILGHVTQKPNAKGRLLDLKAARADTERIVAEYDVRTPGIEVTAASLSGGNQQKLIFGREMSHHPKLLIAAHPTRGVDVGAQAQIWDQIRAARHEGLAVLLISADLDELIGLSDCLRVMYRGRLVADADPATITPEELGSAMTGAASGHLTHSGNDSAAEQEPRSSQEGESE
- a CDS encoding ABC transporter permease, whose translation is MKKLDKNKLILGIAAPVLAIVAALAITSVIILATGKDPIHAYLVMADFGSKSDSQVWIINKAVPYYLSALAVAIGFRMNLFNIGVDGQYRIAAFFAAVVGGALTLPGFLQIPIIIIVAMLVGSVWAGIAGLLKTTRGVSEVITTIMLNAIAAAVIGYFLQDGRLAVKDGNLFHTPNLPASSHFFTLPTQPAPLDGFLVIAVIVGFVYWFVLNRTRFGFDLRTVGQSESAAEAGGVSVKRMIVTSMLLSGAAAGLIGMPTLLGSSYNYGTDFPIGIGFTGIAIALLGRNHPLGMAAAALLWGFLERTGTQLEFEDYQQEIVGVMQGVIVLCVVVAYELVRRYGLRLQQRQVGAELADRARKTEKAEASA